Below is a genomic region from Pseudomonas frederiksbergensis.
GAATATTCCGGGGGGCATGGCCTGTCAGGTCAGCTCCTTGCGTGGCGAGATTCTTGCCCGCAGTCACAGCACTCCCGAACAAACCCTGGAAGCCGAAAAGATGGGCTTCCATGACCAGATGATCGACGGTGCGCGCTGGCGCAGTTTCACCTTGGCTCGCGGTGATGTGCGCATCACCACGGCCGACCGGCAAGTCGAGCGCGAGGCGCTGAACATGTCGGTGCTGCTGGCCGCGTCGGTGCCGGTGGGCGTAGCGTTGCTCGGTTGTCTGTGCCTGCTCTGGCTGGGTATCGGCCAAGGCCTGGCGCCGCTTAATCGCATGCGAGATGCCTTGATGCGCCGCAGTGCAGATTCTCTTGAGCCGTTGCAGATCCAGCCGTTGCCGGCCGAGCTGCAACCGTTGCTGGAAACCCAGAATCAGCTGTTCCAGCGAATCGGCAAAGCCATCGAGCGCGAGCGACGGCTGACTGGCGATGCCGCTCATGAGCTGCGTAGCCCGTTGACGGCGATCAAGACGCACCTGCAAGTGGCGCGTATGACCGAAGGCGCCGCTCGCGATCAGTCTCTGGCCCGCGCCGAGGAAGGCGCCGATCGGTTGCACCGCACGCTTGAGCAACTGCTGTTGCTGGCGCGCGTTGAGGGCAGTCTGTCGTTCGACGACGGCGTACAGTGCAGCGCCGAGCAGGTGGCCCGTCTGGCGATTCAGGACGCGGCCAGCGGTGATCGTCAGCGCATTAAACTGCACTTGCCGGCAAGTTATTCACCGGCACCCGTGCAAATGCCGGCGGTACTGTCGATTGCCGCGTTGCGCAACCTGCTGGACAACGCCTTGCGCCACACCCCGGCGGATGCAGCGGTGGAACTGAGCCTTGAAACCATGGATAACCGCGTGCGTTTTCAGGTGCGCGACCATGGCCCTGGAATCGCCGCCGATGACCTGCAACACCTGACCCAGCGTTTCTGGCGCAACGGCTCAAGCACCGGCTGCGGACTTGGGCTGGCGATTGTCCAGGCGATCGTCCAGCGCTGCGGCTGCGTGTTGCATTTCGACAGCCGCACCGACGGTTTGAGGGTTGAATTGACGATGCCGTTGCAGCCAGCCTGAGCGCCCTCGCACATGGAACACCCGTAGCAGCCTCCGGCAGTTGCTACGGATCGGGAGACCGTCCGCAATAGCGTTTTTCGCTGCACATCAAATGTAACTTCTCTCCATTAGCCACCTGGCCCTTGCGGCGCTATCGTCCCTCGTAGCTTTGACTCAATGGATTGAGGTGATAGCGCCATGAAAGCACCAATACGCATCTGTACGGCCGGGCCCGCGGATGCGGGGATTATCAGTCGGATCGTCGAACGCTCGATCAAGGTCGGGTGCGCTGCGGATCACCGCAATGACCCGAAGGTCGTCGCAGCCTGGACCCACAACAAAACCGTTGAACATGTGCAGCCCTGGCTGGCTGATCCACGCCTGTACCTGAGCCTTGCGCTGCTGGACGACAAACCGATTGGTGTGGCCATGGCCGCTGTCAGCGGTAAGGTCGCCTTTTGCTATGTGCTGCCAGAGTGGTTTCGCCGAGGAGCCGGGCAGGCGTTGATCCATGGCCTGGAAGCCTGGTTGCTCGAACGGGGCTTCAGTCAGACACGACTGAACAGCACCCGTACCGGCGAAGATTTTTTTCAGCACCTTGGCTTCCGGCAATGTGCGCAAACCTTCAGCATCGCCGGGCTTACGGCGATCCCCATGGAGAAATCGCTGACACTGCCCTCATAGAAAGCCGCCGTTTCATCGACGAATCCACGCCTGACAAAAAGCCCCCTGCCGCAAGGCAACGGGGCTTTTTGCTGGAAGCAATTCAAAAGATCGCAGCCTTCGGTAGCTCCGGCAGGGGCTGGGGGTTATTGCTGCTTGAACATCTCCTTCGCCCGCTCTTCGATTTGCGCCTGAGTCAGGTTTTCCTTGCGGGTCGACAGGAACCACACATGGCCGAAGGGGTCCTTCAAGGTGCCCGAGCGGTCGCCGTAGAACTGATCTTTCACTTCCGAAACCACCGTGCCACCAGCCTTGATTGCCTGGGCGTAGCATTTGTCCACATCCTCGACATACAGATGCAGCCCCACGGACGGCGATTTGTCAGGGTTGCTCAGCGGACCTTGATCGCACGGTGTACCGAGCATGATAGGGCAGTCGCCAATGCGCAGTTCGGCATGGCC
It encodes:
- a CDS encoding ATP-binding protein, with protein sequence MMSLRLRLSLTLGAAFALIWALAAAWMLSDLRNQMMFSLDQRLVASARMVAGLLEQLPALPSKGDGTHFSAEQLNIPGGMACQVSSLRGEILARSHSTPEQTLEAEKMGFHDQMIDGARWRSFTLARGDVRITTADRQVEREALNMSVLLAASVPVGVALLGCLCLLWLGIGQGLAPLNRMRDALMRRSADSLEPLQIQPLPAELQPLLETQNQLFQRIGKAIERERRLTGDAAHELRSPLTAIKTHLQVARMTEGAARDQSLARAEEGADRLHRTLEQLLLLARVEGSLSFDDGVQCSAEQVARLAIQDAASGDRQRIKLHLPASYSPAPVQMPAVLSIAALRNLLDNALRHTPADAAVELSLETMDNRVRFQVRDHGPGIAADDLQHLTQRFWRNGSSTGCGLGLAIVQAIVQRCGCVLHFDSRTDGLRVELTMPLQPA
- a CDS encoding GNAT family N-acetyltransferase, translated to MKAPIRICTAGPADAGIISRIVERSIKVGCAADHRNDPKVVAAWTHNKTVEHVQPWLADPRLYLSLALLDDKPIGVAMAAVSGKVAFCYVLPEWFRRGAGQALIHGLEAWLLERGFSQTRLNSTRTGEDFFQHLGFRQCAQTFSIAGLTAIPMEKSLTLPS
- a CDS encoding VOC family protein, with protein sequence MSVKPIPEGYHSVTPYLGIQKSAEAIDFYKKAFGATEVMRLSMPDGSIGHAELRIGDCPIMLGTPCDQGPLSNPDKSPSVGLHLYVEDVDKCYAQAIKAGGTVVSEVKDQFYGDRSGTLKDPFGHVWFLSTRKENLTQAQIEERAKEMFKQQ